The sequence TGTCGCATGCTCATTTTACCAAAATAAAGCAAATTTTTTGATATTGATACCTTAAACATCGGCAGCGATAATATTTCTTCTGGAGGCAACTTTCCTCTTTCTAGTTCTTCTGGAGTTGCAAAAGAACTAATATCTGAACTCTCATTTTTTGGATGCTCTGAGTCTTTGGTAATGCTATCATCTTTATGTTCATTGTTAACAACTTTGGGGGCAATTTTTATCTGAAACAAagtaagaaaatatatcaaaaattGCTTGAAGATAAGAGATCATACTACAAATACGATCATTCATCTTGAAAAGTAAATCACCTGTACGATAgggttcttcttttttatcatTGGCCTCTCTTTAGGGACCAGAATAGCGGGTTTCAATCCAACATCTTCGTGAGCTACATCTTTATCAACTGCGGGACCAACAATTGCTTCTCGTTTGACACGCTTCCGTCCTCTTGAAGTTCCGCTCGAGGGTTTTCCATCAACCTCCTAATAACATTCAAGCCAAAGTCTCAAAGAATGTATAAAGCAACTAGAATAATTAAACAGTCAGTGTAACTAATTGCTTGTCACATATCAAATTGGAGAAACACGAAATAATTTCCCCATGGTATACAAATGTGTAGATATGCAgatgaattaaaaattatCCTTCTTGAAaacttattttaaaagaaaaaatttgcaACTGAACTTTTTTGAGGACTGGCAAGCAAAAGCTGGCATGCCTCTGGTTCTAAATCTCCAGAATCAGGGAGGAAGAAAGTATTCTTTGCACATGGTATTTGTAGATTGCACACACAAAGAAATGATCAATGTGGTCCAGATGCATTGGTGCTTGTCTGGTAAAATTTTcagtattttcttttgttctttaaagagagagatgaatgaAAGAATAGAAACAATGGTTTCCAAATaaaatggtttttgtttgtttgtttttttaaaaaaattgttctcagttttttaaataaataattaaataaaaccatACTAcccctcttctctttcatttCCCTCGTCTCtatcctctctctcacataCAAATGTTATCTAATGAGCGTTTAGCAATCTAAAGGCAAGTAGTTACCTCGTCTGAAGACTCCATTTCTGACTCTTCACTTGATAAATCTGCTGAGAGAGGTTTTGCAGCTAGAGGAGggggaggtggtggtggcacGGGTACTGaaggtggtagtggtggagaGGGAAGAGCCATACGAAATGGAGCTGGTATATTCATTTTGTTCATCAAGTGCAAAACCTACAGTTGATTATTCTAAGTCTTAATTGACATGGCTGCAAAAATATGTCTAGTTGACTAGACAAAACGAAgtagaaattcaaattaaggGAGCCAAAGTATAGTAACATTAGCTTAGCATGAGATTAGAGAGAACCTGTGTATAAAATCGAGGAACGGCGATAAGAGCATTTACAATGTTGGTCAGTATATTTCCGTCTGGTGGCGGGTAAGCATACCTGTAATGAAAGATAAGCCGATTGGACATTCATAACAGAGCAATGTCAACCTATTAGACATTCATAACCGAGATATAGCATGCCATTCATAACACAACATGAGATAATACGTCAAGGGAGGCCAAAGGTAACTGGGTAATTGTCTTATGTAACAACAAGCTGAAACTTTAAGCCACTGTAGCCTCATTCATTTCAGCAAACCATATCTTCTAAGCCTTGTATTAAGATAGCTATAGTTTGGTTGAAATTGAGAGACTCCTTTCCGGCCACTAAGGGCCAAAGACAATAGGATCATCAAAGGAACTCTTGTAATATGAATTCAGAACATACTTGAAAATATAGTAACAAGTATTGATGATAGTTTATAATCTCTAGaagaataagaaagaaaagataacaaataTACATCAGACGATCACATGAAGAATAGACAAAACATATGTATGTTATACTCATAAAAAAGACATCCTCATAAAAAATGTCTCACGAatttaaagaaattgaaaaggtATAACATACTCAAGGTGAGGAGGAAAGGGATAGTCTACACCAAGCCTAGGGGCAATGGGCTCTGATCTTGAGACTTCAGTTTCTTGAATATCTCTATTGCTGGTAGGATTGTGGACCAAAGATGATTTGGAAGTGGCGGTTATAGAAAGAGAATCCTTGTTAGCAGCCTGCGATGGCTTATCATTATTAGCGGTCGCCCTCTCCACTTTTAAGACCTTACCAAGAAACCTCAGCCtaccaaacaaagaaaacacagCCACCAACTCAATTATTAACAGAAAACTAGAATATGACATTTTTGCTTGAatcaaaaaagtaaaagagaTATGACATTACCCGTTCAACTGACGCTGTGCTTGGTAAGCCAAGCCTTCATTTTGGAAATCCACAAATGCGCAGTTCCTCAACCTATATTCATATACACAGATCAAAGTGAGGGGGGCAAAGGAAACAGGTAAACAattgaaaaaggaagagaagagagcaTTGACCGGCCAGTAGCAGAGCAAGAGCGCACAGAAGAAGCACCATAGTGGGACAACAGCCGAAACAGGGTCTCCTCAGGAATGGCTTCTGGAAGGTGACGAATCAATAGACTCACCCTATTGCTACCAATATTTGATGATTCTTCAAAACCCagctgttgttgttgctgctgctgcatcTCAGCCACTATACCGACTGTAGCAGCCAAAATTTCTTGGTTCGCCCAGTACCTGTCTCTGTCTGAGAGTCCAGAGTCTATAGACTCGCTGTATAACTCTTTCTTTTGGCGGACCGGAAGGGTGAGAAATCTGGGAAAAAGTATTTCTAATCCGGAACGGCCCTTTGTTAATTGGGCGGAGATAAATAGACCCTTTAAGTGGAATTCGGGTGGGCCCAAACCCAAACAGACTATCCACCACGGTTGGCTTAGCTTAGGGTTTAGCGATCAAACCTTAAACCCTCATATTGACCAAAATAAACCTTAAACCCTCAATTCACAGCTGCATTCTCAGAGTTTCTGCGAGAGAGCTCGTCTTATTCCTCAGCGTCTGAGAACTAGTCGCCATGACAGACCCAATCCGTTGCGCATCTCCGGACGACGAGACGAAGAAGACGACGcacaagagaaagagagggaatAAACCGTCGGAAGAATCAGAGCCTCGAAACCCTTATCAGGCCCAACAAAACgaaaaagaggagaaaggAGAAGGTGATGATGACAataagaaggagaagaagacgaagaaaatGAAGGGAGAGGAAGCAGAGGCCAATGCAGAGGGGGTGGAGGAGGAGaataagaggaagaagaaggtcAAAAGTGGTGGAGGGTCTGGGATTATGAGCAGAGACTCCTTTGGTTCATTGAATTTGTCTGCCAACACTTTCAAGGCCATTCAGGAACTCAACTTTCAGTATATGACTCAGGTAAATTTTCCGGCTGAACTTGATTTTATTAGCTCCTAATTTACAGGGTTTATAAGTTTCTAATAATCAAGGCTTTGGCCTTTTATAGTATTGATAGGAAAATATTTACACCTGCAGATTCAAGCCAGAGCAATCCCATCACTATTGATCGGAAAAGATGTCCTCGGAGCTGCTAGGACAGGATCCGGGAAGACTCTTGCTTTTCTTATACCAGCTTTGGAGTTGTTATATCACACAAAGTTTACTCCTCGTAATGGAACGGGTGTTGTTGTCATTTGCCCAACACGGGAACTTGCAATTCAGGTGAGAAACCCTGGCATATTCTcgttatttgttttgaaatgTTACGTTCTTCTTATATTGAGCTCGCTCCAATTCAAGAACACATCTTTTTGATGCCTCAACAAATTTGACGTATCTAGgttaagttttaatttttgccTAAAGATAGTGAAGCCGAAAATGGAAATGTGTGTGTAAAAATTTATGCCTTTTAAGATGAAAGAAATTGTGCTTTATTACTTGTTATCCTGTTGTATTCTGAGATTTACAGTTGATCCCCTTCTTTCTACCCTGACTACTTTTCCTTTCAAATAATTCAGACCTATGCCGTGGCAAAGGACCTTCTGAAGTACCACTCACATACTGTTGACTTGGTTATCGGTGGTGCAGCTAGGAGAGGTGAAGCAGAACGTCTTGTAAAAGGAGTAAATCTATTGGTTGCAACCCCTGGTCGACTTCTTGACCATCTCCAGAATACCAAGGGATTCATATATAAGAACTTGAAGGTCATTCTCATCTATTCTTCGGCAATTTTGTTGtagttttttcaaaagtatttGTAACTGGTTATTTTCTGAAATGTTGCATATTGCTTCAGATGGCTTTcttattgaaagaaaattctaCGTAATGTTTCCCTGACTTTTGAATATTCTTTGTGGTTATTAATCCTTTGGCCGAGATACTGGAGTGTAGTTTGGAGTCCTTTTGCAATTTTGATTGTTGTGTTAGAGACGAAATTTATCTTGTTTGTGTGGTTGAGCTACATATGTTTGATTGAGATGAAAGCTTGTATCACGACATCACATCATTTGACGATCCTTAGTTTGATTGTTCTCTTGGATTTGCAGTGCCTCATAATTGATGAAGCTGATAGGATTTTGGAAGCAAACTTTGAGGAAGAAATGAAACAGATTATTAAGCTTCTACCCAAGGTGCAGTATTTGagttaataatctatgttgtgTTACAAAGACTCTAGGCTGCAGACAGTAGATGCATCCAACTCGCAACATATCtttgtgattttcttttaatagGAGCAGCTTGGAGTTTTGTTAACTGTGTGATTATATTCGGCATTCAGCCTAGATGCATTAAGTTTAAGGTTTTAGTTACAATTTCATATGGATTTTATACGGTTATGTCCTGTGGCTGACTGAGTTGCTAATGGATGTGCAGAAAAGGCAAACAGCTTTATTTTCAGCAACCCAAACTACGAAGGTTTGTGCCTTAGTCTCTTGCTTTCTACAttgtttttaaatatctttagCATAAATTGATACGCTACGCACAGTTCAATAGTTCACTAACTTTTAATGCTTTGAGTCTACGCGTCTGTGTGTGTTCCCATGATTTTGCTCTGAAAATACTTTTCCCATTAAACCTGTAGGTTCAAGATCTTGCTAGATTGTCATTGAAAGAACATCACTTGATTGATGTTGATGGTGGAAGAACTAAGGTAGGAATCCATCTGGTTTTATGTATTCCTCCttttacatttattttgtgttcatcatgtctattttgaaattaaatcgATTTCATATTCTTATATTcttatatgttttttcttctcgTTTTGATttaaccctaatctctaaaatCTGACATTGTGTGCAATATATACAGGTCACCAATGAAGGGCTGAAACAAGGCTATTTTATTGTGCCTAGTGAGGAGAGATTTATTCTCCTATATTCTTTTCTGGTGGCGACTCGGTCTAAGAAAGTGATggtcttcttctcttcttgtAACTCAGTCAAATTCCACTCTGACCTTCTTAGATACGTTAATGTGGATTGCTTTGATATCCATGGAAAGCAAAAGCAGCAGAGGAGGACAAAAACTTTTTTTGACTTCTGCAAAGCAGAGAAAGGAATCTTACTCTGTACTGATGTTGCTGCTCGTGGCCTGGATATTCCTGCTGTGGTATgcttcctctttctttgtgcaatttttctaaacttttttTGAACATCATGTTATGCCAATACACTTCTTTGTCACATTATAGCAGTATCACAATAAGCAAATGCTCGTGGTAAATCTAAtgcttgttttttctttgcttgtaGGACGTGATTGTGCAGTTTGATCCTCCAGATGATCCCAAGGTGTCTAATTTTCCCTCTTTACGGACATATTTCAACTAATTTTTGTATCAAGTAGTTCTTCTATATCCATTTTGTAGCATGAAGAATTTATCCATTCCCgagttctgtttctttttcctattCTTAAACGCTTTCACAACAATGGGATATCTGCTTGCAGGAATATATCCACAGAGTTGGTCGAACAGCTCGAGGTGAAGGTGGAAAAGGAAAGGCATTTCTTTTCCTCATACCCGAAGAGATGCAATTTATTCGCTATTTGAAGGTATGATTTagtcaagaagaaaaaataaacaggAGCAGCGAAACCCCAGCACCCCAcccccacacacacacacaacaaaaGTGCCATGCTTTCCGGAAGGGTGTCTGTATTTAGAGCAAgcgcaaataatttttttttaggttgCTATTTGCGGTGCTTGttctccatttcaattctttattttattctgTTTTCAGGCTGAAAAAGTCCCCGTTGAAGAGCAACAAATTAATAAGAATAAGCTGAAAAATGTGCAGTCTCAACTGGTAATTTCCTGTTTTCAGGCTTCAGTTGTTACCTATTACTACACAATAACTGGTTCCGAGGAACCTTATGTATTGCTGTGACTGATGCAGGAAAAGATGGTTGAGGGCAACTACTATCTGCGCCAAGCGGCAAAAGAAGCATATAAATCTTATCTATTAGCGTATAATTCACACTCTATGAAGGACATCTTTAATGTTCACCGTCTCGATCTGCAGGTACCCAAACTTTTTCTTGATATTGtaaaggaaattttttatcttttaatctgctgttgttgttgggaTGTCAAAATATGAAATGTAGCTTGGTTATGTATCAGCATTTATTCTGCCAAATAATTGCAAAGTGCTGTTGAACTTGGACCTACAGGCGGTCGCAGCttcattttgcttttcaaGTCTTCCCAAGGTGAATTTGAACTTAAACAGCAGTGCATCAAAGTTCCGGAAGAAGATGCACAAAGTAGGAGGAAGTAGAAATGGATTCAGCGAGAGCAATCCTTATGGAATGCAAAAAGGTAGAGATGAAATTCGACAATTTGTGAAGCATTAAGGAGCCTGCGTGCAGTGTATTATATATAGGGGGCAGATCCGTAGCACTATATTTTTTGCACAATTTTTTAACCATTAGATTAGAATGTATTAAATGGTTGAGATTAAGTctcattaattaaataattaaataaaaatttaattaacaatctccttatgttttctttctcctcaTTGATGTTTTCCATACCTGCTGTCATTAACACCCTTTCTcaaacttttttcttcttcttcgtgcCTATTACTACTCTGGTTACATATTGTTTCCATTTAAAGTCCGAAAACAGCCTAAGCCACCTTGGCTGATCAAGAATTGGGGAAAAGGGGGTCttttacatattttattaaCATTTTCCTAACGGTAGTTGCTTCTTATAACGAGTTCTTAAGTTTCTGAATTGATGTGAGAAagagtgaagaagaagaagaaaatatgattGTGCAATTGAGCTTGAAATGAGGCGAGAAAGGTCTACTTGGAAATTGGCCCTTCAACTGCATCCACTTGCAGAAGCCATTACCATGCTTTTATTCAACGCACTTTTTATTCCAAGTGGAAGCAGTGGTAAATGGAACCAGCAGAAGAAGGCCTCCATTTGAGGACATCAGAAATGTTAGGATCAGGCTGATAACAAGGCATTAAAGACTAGAATAACCAAGAGACTCAAAGGAGAATGTACCAATGAGTGCCGTGGGATATAAGTTTCATTTTGCTCTAATTTCCACTGAAGCATATcgatgaaagaaaaaatgaatgtcatattccctgtacatttttctatgtGCAGTATAAAGTCACTAACTCATTCACTCTCTCAGAGTCAGACACCAGCTATCTTCCGCATTCTTGCAGTCAAGAGTATTCTGAATGTTCATTTCAACTGCAAACCCCTAATTCTGCAATCTCAAATGCTAGATCATATCATCTAACACCACGGGAATGTGTCTTTCACTCCCTACGGGACCAGCCAGAGCTCAAGAAGAAACTGAATTCTAACCACCATGTGTTCTAGGAGCATTAATTACATAGCTGTTGCTGACCTCAGAAGCTTGTTCACAGGATCTTGGCCTTGTTTTCTCAAACTTAAGATTATCTAGAAATCATCAGGCATTCATAATCTCTGGCAACCATCATAGTTGCCCATCTTCACCACCAGTTAGACCAAACTATGCCCTGGAAGTTTGAAGGCATTCCTCTCATCCAGCAAGCTTCTCATTCTCTCGGCATCACTAAACCTTCCAACCCCAGCAAAGATGTTGGACATAAGCACGTAGTCACCGCCATATCCTCTCTCCATCTCCAGTATCTTCTTTGTCACCCTCTCACCCATCTCCACATTACCATGAAAGCTACAAGCACCCAACAGCGTCCTCCAAATCACAACGTTAACGATATTGGAAGGAATCTCCAAAGCCATATTTTCTGCTTCTTCTAATCTCCCTGCCCTCCCTAGCATATCTATTAAGCATCCATAGTGCTTGATATCCAGTGCGATTTCATACTCGTCGACCATCTTCCCAAAGAAGTTCAGCCCCTCATCAATTAATCGTCCGTGACTACAAGCATTGAAAATACTCAAGAATGTCACTCGATTTGGTTTGAGACCAACTTTCTCCATACTATTAAAATACTCGACCGCTTCTTTCCCCATTCCATGCATTGCAAACCCAGAGATTATGGATGTCCACGACACCAAATTCTTCCTCTCAACAGGTATCTCCTCAAACAATCTCGATGCACTATCTATGCAGCCACATTTTGCATAAGAATCCAATAGGGAATTCGTGACACGTATGTCAGATGCATTAAATCCTCTCTTCTCACCGTAAGCATGAAGTGATTGACAAATTTTAAGAGCTCCAAGAACCGAAACGGCTGGAAATATGGCCAAAAGTGTAACCTCAGTAGGTTCAACATGATCTTCAACAACCATTCTTCGAAACAAAGCAACAGCATCACGGGGCTGATTTTTACGTGAATACGCGTCAATAATGGCAGTACAGGACACAACAGTAGGGGCTGGCATCTGATCAAAGAGAGACCGAGCCAATTTAAGCTCACCCCATTTCGCCAAACTAGTTATCATGACATTCCAAGTGACAGAATTCCTCTCAGGCATTTCGTAGAACACGTGGAGAGCAAGGAGCAAAGAGCCACATGCGGCATACATATTAAGCAAGGCAGTTTGAACATAGACATGGAAATGGAAACCGAGTTTGTGAGTGAGGGCATGGATTTGGGCACCTGGGTTGGTAGAGTTTAAGGCAATAGAGGCGTGGAGAAGGAAGGAGTAGGTGAAGGAGTCGAAGGAAAGGGAAAAATGTTGGAGGTGTTTATAGAAAGTGAAAGCGTCACGAGGGAAGGGGCCAAAGGAATAGCAACGAAGCAAAGTGTTGAAGAGGAGAAGATGGGCAGTGGAAATGGAGTGATGGAGGAGAAAGCCAGAGGTGAGAATGTGAGAGTGGATTTGTTGGGTGGCTGAGCGACTTGTTGGGTTTTTGAGCAAGATAGAGGCCAAGTGCCTTGGATGCTTGATCTGGATTGGTGCTGAAgacaatgaagaagatgaggaaaaGCAGAGGGCTAGAGTTGGAATTTGAGTTACAAAGTAGAGAAGGGAATGTCCCTTGGAACTCAGCCTCGCCATGGACTGTTGTATTTGGCTTGCTCACCATGTTCAAATGAAGGAAAAACTCTCTTGAGTTAAGAGTCGAGGTTTGGTTGTCGAGGTTTTagaatttgaagtttgaatACCAAGGTCAAGAGCCTTGCGCCCTACCAACTGAGCTCGGCGGGCAACTTGTCAAAGACAAATTCTTTGTAAGAAAGATTGTTATCGGcatatcatttttttcttttcttttcgtcTAATTGTTATTGACATATCCGTTGAAGGAAATTGCATGTTAATATATGGATTGACAGTAATAGTCCAATTACGCAATTTAACTATATAATGGTAATAACAActcaattttataaaaagaaaaagaaatggcaTTACAAATGACTCGTTTAGTCCGAACTCGAAAACATTAGGTTGTACTAGTAATTCAAGTTACAAATTGGTGTTTCCAgtgtctttttttaaaactaatcTATTCATATTGTCAAAATCCAAATCGTTCTACATTATCCCATCCAAATGGACCCTTAACTTATGACTAGGGAGATACTGGATCTGCAGACAGGCAGAATAATCTTCAGGATAGTCCAAGTCAATCATCTCCAGAATAATCCTATCCGTCAAATGGAACCTTAGCTTTGAACAGTCCTCATATCAGAAAGAAAAGATCCTACGCCGTCTGGCAAGTTCAGCAATGAAACAAATTCCTTGATGAACTGTTGATATACTGGTTCAGGGGACCTGTTGATGATGTATGCCATAAGAAGGCAATTGCAAGGGGGTATTTTGGTTCAGTCAGTCCTCAGCTTCTGATTCCAGAACAGGGAGGATGCTCAGGGCTGAAGAACTAAGATGCATTCCCCGAACAATCCCcccatattcaaccctaatccTGTGGCACAGAAGCAAAATCGAATCCCACAGTGCCGTCATTCCCTGAATTAAAGATGAAACCTCTTTGTCAATTTAACCAATACAACAGCATATCCCATTTCCAGGGATTTTGTAATTGTTGCCACAATCAATATTTTAAGATGTAAGATGTGAGTAAAAAACAATACTGCAGGCACAATAAAGATTGGACAACCAGGAATCTAGAGAAAATTAATTTGGCATAAGTGTGGCAAGTGGTAAGTACTTACCTGAAGAGAAAACTGCAATTTCTTATCCCAATACAAGGCAAAAACTGGGGGGCTTTGCCTTCCAACAACAAGTACAGACGCTCCAGGGTGGAGAGCAGAAGGGACACCAGATACGACAGCTATGTACTTCTCAGGAAACCTTTCTTTTGGAGGTAGGACTCCCAAGAATAGGGGATTTTTGCTAGAACGAGCTTCAGCATAGGATGCAGGATCCACATGCAACATCCACTTTGGATGCTCCAGGAAAGCACAGAACAAATACAAGAGCAAGTGAGAATCAGTTGGCAGCTCAAGAGTCCACTTATTGTGCTTTTTATCATATACTTCTCCACTTCCAAGATATTCATAATTCTTCAAACAGGTTCCTTCAGCAAGCTCTGTTAAACTCCCCAGGGAGAAACCAAGTTTAGATTACAGAGGCAAAggatatacatataatatatatttcccATTAATGTAACCTAATTATTCTCATGAATAGACTGGTAAAAATAAGCCCTTGAAATTTGGTGGATAGTTCTGATCGGCCTGACATgggactttttatttttactgcAAGCTACTGTTCATAGTACTGTAATTTGAGTATGTATAGttcatttaacaaaaatttggTATTTTATTGTGGGcccatttaataaaaattgtcttttgattatgttttattAAATATAACCATTagatttgttttatttcaGGGGTTTAGATTACTGTATTAAGGTCAAGTCATGGCAGATACCTATATAAGCTTTGTAATGAGCACACCAAATGAAGATTGATTTTGGTTTGCAGCCACTTGAGCTCTCTCAAACCCTAGAAAGCGTGGTCTTCTATCTTAGGAGAGTGATCCAAGAAATCTACTGGGATGAGTTAATTCAGGTTAATCAATCTTTCTTAAATAGTCAAATCCTAATTTCAAAAACTCCCATTATTCAGAACACTAAGACTACATACCCACAATCTGAAAACTATTCCCCTAGATATCCTACATGAGATGCCTGCATAAGGTGATACATagtgaaaaatcaagattttaAGCACCTCGAATCCTTTGTACTGTATATTCTGCTCGAATGCTGCTTTGCGGTAGAAGACCTTTAACTAACTCTCCCTTCATCAATGCATGAAGCCTCTGGTGTTCAGTGATTGCATCCACACACTCCTGCATAATAGGGACCAACGGATTCTGCTGTGGGGTTTGTTGCAGATTGGCTTGAGGCAGCTTGGCTGCATATGAT comes from Prunus dulcis chromosome 6, ALMONDv2, whole genome shotgun sequence and encodes:
- the LOC117631491 gene encoding U11/U12 small nuclear ribonucleoprotein 65 kDa protein isoform X1, whose amino-acid sequence is MQQQQQQQLGFEESSNIGSNRVSLLIRHLPEAIPEETLFRLLSHYGASSVRSCSATGRLRNCAFVDFQNEGLAYQAQRQLNGLRFLGKVLKVERATANNDKPSQAANKDSLSITATSKSSLVHNPTSNRDIQETEVSRSEPIAPRLGVDYPFPPHLEYAYPPPDGNILTNIVNALIAVPRFYTQVLHLMNKMNIPAPFRMALPSPPLPPSVPVPPPPPPPLAAKPLSADLSSEESEMESSDEEVDGKPSSGTSRGRKRVKREAIVGPAVDKDVAHEDVGLKPAILVPKERPMIKKKNPIVQIKIAPKVVNNEHKDDSITKDSEHPKNESSDISSFATPEELERGKLPPEEILSLPMFKNYAAGNPASVLYIKNLAKDIVADDFYYIFGSLFGSVDAAKSGLSLKLMQEGRMRGQAFVTFPSVELAHYALNLVNGYVFKGKPVIIQFGRNPAAGKAN
- the LOC117631491 gene encoding U11/U12 small nuclear ribonucleoprotein 65 kDa protein isoform X3, whose amino-acid sequence is MQQQQQQQLGFEESSNIGSNRVSLLIRHLPEAIPEETLFRLLSHYGASSVRSCSATGRLRNCAFVDFQNEGLAYQAQRQLNGLRFLGKVLKVERATANNDKPSQAANKDSLSITATSKSSLVHNPTSNRDIQETEVSRSEPIAPRLGVDYPFPPHLEYAYPPPDGNILTNIVNALIAVPRFYTQEVDGKPSSGTSRGRKRVKREAIVGPAVDKDVAHEDVGLKPAILVPKERPMIKKKNPIVQIKIAPKVVNNEHKDDSITKDSEHPKNESSDISSFATPEELERGKLPPEEILSLPMFKNYAAGNPASVLYIKNLAKDIVADDFYYIFGSLFGSVDAAKSGLSLKLMQEGRMRGQAFVTFPSVELAHYALNLVNGYVFKGKPVIIQFGRNPAAGKAN
- the LOC117631491 gene encoding U11/U12 small nuclear ribonucleoprotein 65 kDa protein isoform X4; its protein translation is MQQQQQQQLGFEESSNIGSNRVSLLIRHLPEAIPEETLFRLLSHYGASSVRSCSATGRLRNCAFVDFQNEGLAYQAQRQLNGLRFLGKVLKVERATANNDKPSQAANKDSLSITATSKSSLVHNPTSNRDIQETEVSRSEPIAPRLGVDYPFPPHLEYAYPPPDGNILTNIVNALIAVPRFYTQVLHLMNKMNIPAPFRMALPSPPLPPSVPVPPPPPPPLAAKPLSADLSSEESEMESSDEEVDGKPSSGTSRGRKRVKREAIVGPAVDKDVAHEDVGLKPAILVPKERPMIKKKNPIVQIKIAPKVVNNEHKDDSITKDSEHPKNESSDISSFATPEELERGKLPPEEILSLPMFKLGILPLCCI
- the LOC117631491 gene encoding U11/U12 small nuclear ribonucleoprotein 65 kDa protein isoform X2; this translates as MQQQQQQQLGFEESSNIGSNRVSLLIRHLPEAIPEETLFRLLSHYGASSVRSCSATGRLRNCAFVDFQNEGLAYQAQRQLNGLRFLGKVLKVERATANNDKPSQAANKDSLSITATSKSSLVHNPTSNRDIQETEVSRSEPIAPRLGVDYPFPPHLEYAYPPPDGNILTNIVNALIAVPRFYTQVLHLMNKMNIPAPFRMALPSPPLPPSVPVPPPPPPPLAAKPLSADLSSEESEMESSDEEVDGKPSSGTSRGRKRVKREAIVGPAVDKDVAHEDVGLKPAILVPKERPMIKKKNPIVQIKIAPKVVNNEHKDDSITKDSEHPKNESSDISSFATPEELERGKLPPEEILSLPMFKNYAAGNPASVLYIKNLAKDIVADDFYYIFGSLFGSVDAAKSGLSLKLMQNLVNGYVFKGKPVIIQFGRNPAAGKAN
- the LOC117631490 gene encoding DEAD-box ATP-dependent RNA helicase 51-like isoform X2; this encodes MTDPIRCASPDDETKKTTHKRKRGNKPSEESEPRNPYQAQQNEKEEKGEGDDDNKKEKKTKKMKGEEAEANAEGVEEENKRKKKVKSGGGSGIMSRDSFGSLNLSANTFKAIQELNFQYMTQIQARAIPSLLIGKDVLGAARTGSGKTLAFLIPALELLYHTKFTPRNGTGVVVICPTRELAIQTYAVAKDLLKYHSHTVDLVIGGAARRGEAERLVKGVNLLVATPGRLLDHLQNTKGFIYKNLKCLIIDEADRILEANFEEEMKQIIKLLPKKRQTALFSATQTTKVQDLARLSLKEHHLIDVDGGRTKVTNEGLKQGYFIVPSEERFILLYSFLVATRSKKVMVFFSSCNSVKFHSDLLRYVNVDCFDIHGKQKQQRRTKTFFDFCKAEKGILLCTDVAARGLDIPAVDVIVQFDPPDDPKEYIHRVGRTARGEGGKGKAFLFLIPEEMQFIRYLKAEKVPVEEQQINKNKLKNVQSQLEKMVEGNYYLRQAAKEAYKSYLLAYNSHSMKDIFNVHRLDLQHLFCQIIAKCC
- the LOC117631490 gene encoding DEAD-box ATP-dependent RNA helicase 51-like isoform X1, with product MTDPIRCASPDDETKKTTHKRKRGNKPSEESEPRNPYQAQQNEKEEKGEGDDDNKKEKKTKKMKGEEAEANAEGVEEENKRKKKVKSGGGSGIMSRDSFGSLNLSANTFKAIQELNFQYMTQIQARAIPSLLIGKDVLGAARTGSGKTLAFLIPALELLYHTKFTPRNGTGVVVICPTRELAIQTYAVAKDLLKYHSHTVDLVIGGAARRGEAERLVKGVNLLVATPGRLLDHLQNTKGFIYKNLKCLIIDEADRILEANFEEEMKQIIKLLPKKRQTALFSATQTTKVQDLARLSLKEHHLIDVDGGRTKVTNEGLKQGYFIVPSEERFILLYSFLVATRSKKVMVFFSSCNSVKFHSDLLRYVNVDCFDIHGKQKQQRRTKTFFDFCKAEKGILLCTDVAARGLDIPAVDVIVQFDPPDDPKEYIHRVGRTARGEGGKGKAFLFLIPEEMQFIRYLKAEKVPVEEQQINKNKLKNVQSQLEKMVEGNYYLRQAAKEAYKSYLLAYNSHSMKDIFNVHRLDLQAVAASFCFSSLPKVNLNLNSSASKFRKKMHKVGGSRNGFSESNPYGMQKGRDEIRQFVKH
- the LOC117631817 gene encoding pentatricopeptide repeat-containing protein At1g09220, mitochondrial-like, with the translated sequence MARLSSKGHSLLYFVTQIPTLALCFSSSSSLSSAPIQIKHPRHLASILLKNPTSRSATQQIHSHILTSGFLLHHSISTAHLLLFNTLLRCYSFGPFPRDAFTFYKHLQHFSLSFDSFTYSFLLHASIALNSTNPGAQIHALTHKLGFHFHVYVQTALLNMYAACGSLLLALHVFYEMPERNSVTWNVMITSLAKWGELKLARSLFDQMPAPTVVSCTAIIDAYSRKNQPRDAVALFRRMVVEDHVEPTEVTLLAIFPAVSVLGALKICQSLHAYGEKRGFNASDIRVTNSLLDSYAKCGCIDSASRLFEEIPVERKNLVSWTSIISGFAMHGMGKEAVEYFNSMEKVGLKPNRVTFLSIFNACSHGRLIDEGLNFFGKMVDEYEIALDIKHYGCLIDMLGRAGRLEEAENMALEIPSNIVNVVIWRTLLGACSFHGNVEMGERVTKKILEMERGYGGDYVLMSNIFAGVGRFSDAERMRSLLDERNAFKLPGHSLV